One window of the Lytechinus pictus isolate F3 Inbred chromosome 5, Lp3.0, whole genome shotgun sequence genome contains the following:
- the LOC129260252 gene encoding lengsin-like, which produces MERALKMIDLFGITSVRFEQTDYYGIPHCKVIPVKHFRDKAIHGQNFCLGYLSFNPHGQPISGTGYGEEIHYEDAVCFPDLASFQTLPWCKKTARVIVEGVYEGKVCEGYPRVVARRQLERLEEMGYSLFSAHEFEFYLVDKKTQGPIDNSTNANATSRLFKIEDFTQDVLEGLPPAGVDLEFIGSESATGQFEIVYRPSFGIRAADNAHTYKIGIKEIAQKHGYIASFMSKPWPDKSGSSAHFCHSLWDVSGETPLLYDPSQQFQLSKLGQYWVAGLHAHACALAVLMGPTVNCLKRYKPFSFAPSNATWGMDNRTCAFRVRVQGAKGTYIENRMGASACNPYISLAATVAAGIDGIVRRLPLPERVVGDAYKDEDVPPLTQKLPNSMMDAIDCLLDDEVIVSSLGQEFIKCFIAGKRNEMELERAAVERGELHKWEHDYFFEVM; this is translated from the coding sequence ATGGAGAGAGCACTGAAAATGATCGATCTGTTTGGCATCACATCAGTTCGCTTTGAGCAAACTGATTACTACGGTATCCCACATTGCAAGGTGATACCTGTTAAGCACTTCAGGGATAAGGCGATACACGGCCAAAACTTCTGCCTAGGGTATTTATCTTTCAATCCCCATGGCCAGCCCATCAGTGGTACAGGATACGGCGAGGAGATCCACTACGAAGACGCAGTTTGCTTTCCAGACTTGGCTTCCTTTCAGACCTTACCTTGGTGCAAGAAGACAGCACGGGTTATCGTAGAGGGCGTCTATGAAGGGAAAGTGTGTGAGGGGTACCCAAGGGTTGTTGCACGTCGTCAACTTGAACGCCTGGAGGAGATGGGATACTCACTCTTTTCTGCCCATGAGTTTGAGTTCTACTTGGTCGATAAGAAGACGCAAGGACCAATCGATAATTCCACCAACGCAAATGCCACATCGCGCCTCTTTAAAATTGAGGATTTCACGCAAGACGTATTGGAAGGATTACCTCCGGCTGGTGTGGATTTAGAGTTCATCGGTAGCGAATCGGCCACAGGACAGTTTGAGATCGTTTACCGTCCAAGCTTTGGTATTCGTGCTGCAGACAACGCCCACACATACAAGATTGGCATCAAGGAAATCGCACAAAAACATGGATACATCGCAAGTTTCATGTCGAAACCTTGGCCAGATAAAAGTGGTTCATCAGCGCATTTTTGCCATTCTCTTTGGGACGTCTCCGGAGAAACACCCCTACTCTACGATCCGTCTCAACAATTCCAACTCTCTAAGCTAGGCCAGTATTGGGTAGCAGGTCTACATGCTCACGCATGTGCACTAGCAGTTCTTATGGGTCCGACGGTGAACTGTCTCAAACGTTACAAACCTTTCAGCTTTGCCCCAAGCAACGCAACGTGGGGGATGGACAACCGAACGTGCGCCTTCCGCGTCAGGGTCCAAGGTGCCAAAGGGACCTATATCGAGAACAGAATGGGAGCGAGTGCATGCAACCCCTACATCAGCCTAGCTGCAACAGTAGCAGCTGGAATTGACGGTATCGTCAGAAGGTTACCTCTACCTGAGCGGGTAGTTGGAGATGCCTACAAGGACGAAGACGTCCCACCGCTGACACAAAAATTACCAAACAGCATGATGGACGCGATAGACTGCTTACTGGATGATGAGGTTATTGTGTCTTCCCTTGGGCAAGAATTCATCAAGTGTTTTATTGCGGGGAAGCGAAACGAGATGGAGCTCGAGAGAGCGGCAGTTGAAAGGGGCGAACTGCATAAATGGGagcatgattatttttttgaagTGATGTAA